CACCTCTAATCTTGTATTAAAAGATGTCAAAGATAGGATTTTCAACGACATAGATAAAAATAATGTTTTTAGTGATGAACAAAAAAGCGCTTATAAAAACAATATTGATAAATTGTTTGAGACTATCAATGACTATTGTGCGACTAAAAATGAAAAATACCAGCAAATCTTTTTTGAAAATCAAAAACAGAACCAAACACAAAAGCAAGTAGAGCAATACTCTACAATGGAGTTTTAAATGTTATTTGATAGTTTATTTTCCATCAATGAGCAGCAAAAAGCAAAAGCTTGGAGTGATTTTTTTAAAGAGCTAAAAAAAGACATGAAAGAAATTTATAATAAATTTGGAGGCAATGCAGAATGGACAACTTTTCTAACTAGGTTTTCTAATGATTTAAGCCGTGCGTCTAATTATGCGGAATTTGAAACTTTACAATCTATCTATTCTAAAGAGCTTGAAGAGTTACAACAAACAATCACAACAGACAAAACGCAACAGCAACTTTTAGAACAAGATAATATTGATTTTGGATTACAAAGCGCTTTACAAAATGACTTAAAAGATTTAGACCATTATTTAAGTAACAATAAAAACAAAGACGATGAAGAACAAGCCATTCAAAAGTCTTTTGAACAAGATTTAGATGATTTACAAAATGATGAACCTAATTTGGAGATAAAAAAGTCTATCAACGAGCAAGACGATAAAGATTATCAAAATAAAGAACAATTAAACACAGAAATAAAGGAAAATATTAGGGAAAATTCTAAAAACTCTCATTTGATACCTATAACAAATTTAAAGAATTTTTTACATAACAGAAGAGAAAATTTTAAGGCTACACAACAAGATTTACCTAGTGAAAAACAAAAAAAATACTCTGATAAATTATTCAAAAAAGAGCTTTTAGAATACGCTAAACACACTATGAGTGCTAAAGAATTGCAAGTTTTAGCCATGCTGGTTAATAAAAAACCAAGCGCTATGAAGACAAAGCACAAAGAATTTTTACATGAAGTTTTAATGACAGCTTTAATCAATAATAAAAATTTAAAAGAAAATGATCCCATAAAACTTGCCCTAACCTACAATATTAAAAATTCAAAAACCAATCAAACTCCTTATAGCATTTTTAACAATCAAAAAGAAAATCATATTCCCCCACTCAATGAAGAGCAACATAAAATCTTACAAAACGCTATTGCTAATAACGAAGTGGATAAAAGAGCTTTGGGTGTTTGGAAGTTTAATAGCGAAAATCAAAATAATTTAACTCAAAATAATGCTAATGTTAATGAAATGGTTAAAAATACTACTAATGATGATCTAATTAAAGACAATAGTATTAAACAAAATAACATTATTGAAAATAATAATGTAAAAAATAACAATGATTTGTCTTTTTTAGATGATGAACCTGTTGATTTTAATCAAGGTAATCATTCTGTTGATTTTAATAGTAAAAAATCTGTAAAAAATAACACTGAGAAAAAGCCATTAAGTCCCAAACTACAAGCTTTTGAAAATAAATCAAAGCAAAACATACAAAACGCATTAACAAAGTCTAAAGAATTAAAAAATAATCAAAGATTAGCAAATGATGGCGTGTCTATACCTATGGAGATGAGTTTTTAAACACAAGTTAGTCAAGTGATTAAAGTTTTTAATGGGATTGAAATAAAGGAGCAAAAACAAATGAAAACTTATTCATATAACCATTTTTTATTTTTCTGCTTTATTCTAGGAGCGTTTTTGTTAGGTTTGCTCAGTCCAGCCTATGCTTTGAGTGTTATCACCACTAAAGAAATTGACGCTAATTTGCCTAATGGGGCGATAGAAAGCAGGGTGGTGTTAGGCAAGAGAGTGTTTAAAGTAGAAGCTCATGGGTTTTATTTTAGAAACAATGCAACTAACAGCATAGATATAGAAATCACCAGTCTTTTAAGAGACAATCAATCGTTTCCTTTGACTAGCCCTGCTAGAACTAGTTTAAAGATACCTCCTAACGCCAAGATTAAAAAATCCACTCTCCTTGTTTTAAAAGGTGAGAACGCTGAAGAAGTGGCTAAGATTTTAGGCGTTAGCAAAGAAGAATACCAAAAGCTAGAAAACATCGCTCAAACTAACGCGACCAATGACCCTATGTATGCCAACACGCCTTTTAGTAATGGCTCTGATAGTTCCGCTTACGATAACAATCCTAATAGCCCTAGCAATAACGCTATCAATGGTAAAGATGGTGCAAATGGGAGTAATGGCTATGGGATAAATGGCAACGATGGGATAAATGGGAGCAGTGGGAGTAATGGTGCAAATGGAAATAATTCAAATCATAATGCAGTGGGCAGTGGTATTGATACAGATGGCGTGTTAGGTGTGGATGGAGTGAATGGATCTAACTCTTCAAGCGGTGGCTCTGTAGGGGGTTATGAGAATAATTTCACTAACCATGGCTCTACTAACAATAACACAGGAGGGTATGACAATTTTAATAATAATAGCTCAAGTGGTGGGGGGTTAGGGAATGGGGGGTTTTTCCCTATTCCTTTTGGTAATGGAGACACAAACAATTCCAATAATCCTACTAACACCACTAGCCCAACTAATGGCAGTAGTTCTAATAGCGCCATTAATCCTAACTCGCAAGAAAACAATTACTCCAGCCAGTATTGTAAAGCGCCTGAATTAAGCCCCAACAACACGATGAAACTAGATGTTATCGCTAAAGATGGCTCTTGTATTTCTATGAACGCTTTAAGAGATGACACTAAATGCGCTTATAGATACGATTTTGAAGCCGGTAAAGCCATCAAGCAAACGCAATACTACTATGTAGATAGGGAAAACAAAACGCAAAATATCGGTGGTTGTGTGGATTTGCAAGGCGCTCAATACGCCATGCAACTTTACAAAGATGACAGCAAATGCGCCTTACAAACCACGAGTGATAAAGGTTATGGTATGGGGAAAACGCAAACCTTTCAAACTGAAATCGTGTTTCGTGGGATGGACAATTTAATCCATGTCGCTGTGCCTTGCAGCGATTATGCAAGGGTGCAAGACAGGATTGTTAGGTATGAAAAAAACGATAAAACCCAAACCTTAACGCCCATAGTAGATCAATATTATAATGATCCTAGCAATCCTAACAAGCAAGAGATTTTAAATCGTGGGATTGCGACCCAATTAAGCTCACAATATCAAGAATTTGCATGCGGTCAATGGGAATACAATGACGCTAAATTAGAAGCCAAAAGACCTACAATGCTAAAAAGCTATAACAAGCTTAATGGCGAATGGGTAGAAGTTACGCCCTGTAATTTTGAAGCAGGGATTAAAAGCGGTGCGGTTGTTAGCCCTTATGTGATGGGTGTGGCTAGCTCTAAAGTCTTAAGCGATATTACTACAAGCCATTATTTTAGGATAGAAAGGAAAAATTATGGTGAGAGAGAACAATGCCAAAAACCTTATGGAGTCAATCGTTGCCAACCGCAATATTTCCATACTGATCCTAGCATCACCGATTGGAACGCCACTTACAAAACCACTACCACTCAAACCACTCAACCTTATTTACGCCCAGCCCAAGATAATGAAAGCCCCACAACCTATAATCTTATCACCACTCACACCACCATCAACAGGACTCAAAGCGTTTTGAAAAACGAATTGCATTTGAGTAATGATTATTTGAAGTATGTAGAAATTTATCAAGGCTATTACAAAGATAATGATCTTAAACAATCGCAAGGCTATATTGATTGGTCTAACTACTACCTTAATCAGAATGAAGGCTTTTGCTCTCAATACAGCATTTGGAGTGAAAGCACAAAGATTGGTAAGAATTGGTATCATTGGCATGATAATAAAATCTCTTGCGCTCAAAGACTGATTTACAGGCCTTTTTAAGGATAAGGCATGAAAGCGTTAAAGACTTTTTTAAAAAAATCCTTTATTTTGTTGTTGGTGGTTGCTTTAAACCACTTAAACGCTGTGGCTATGATTGTGGATAATCCTACGCAGAATATCTGGCAACAAGCAAAAGACGCTATAGACAAGTCTCGCTTTGTTCAACAGGTCAATCACTGGGCAGAACAAATCAAAAGATACCAAGAGATGATAGAAAAAGCTCAAACCACCATTAACCAACTAAATAAAGTGAATGATATTTTACTGAAAACCAATCAGTTTATGAATGGCTCTATTTTAAATATCCCTAACCCTATGGGTTTAGTAGAAAATGCAACTCAAATTGCCAAGAATGTAAAATCAAACGCTCTCGCCCTACAAGAAAGCGCTAAAAACTACAATCTAGCCGAAAAATTTTTATTACGAAATATTGCTAGCAAATGCCCTGAATTAGATATGAGCAAAATTAACCCAAAAACAAAAGAGATTTTTTTCTCTGATAAGGGAAAAGAAAAGAGTGCTGCTAGACAGGCTTTAGAAAATTTAGCTAATGCGCTTGGAAACACACAAATTACAACCACTCAAGATATAACAACAAGTTTAAGTGGTAGGGTCTTAGCAGACTTTATTTGCAAAACAAAAGAGCAAGAACTTTTAGGGATAAAAAAGCAACAATACCTAGCTCAAGCACAAACTTGTCTAATATCAAAAAATTTTCAGTGCTATGGAGATTTTTTATCTCAATCAAAACAAATTGATTTAGAAATATTTAAAGAAGCTCAAGCTAGAACCTTTAAACTTTTTTCATCTTTACAGAACAGGGGTGCAAGTTTTACACAAGAACTTTCCGTTAAAAATCCTATTTATGCGAAAGAAGGGTATTGCTCTAAACAAAATATTGATGGTAAGGATTATTGTTTTAGTAATACACTTGAAATTGAGCGATTGATAAACACTTTTGAGAAAGACAATGGCTCATATATAGAAAGGCTTAAAGGAGCAACAAATCAAGAAACTAAAGCAAAAATCTATGCAGACTTTAAACAAAAATTTGAAATGTTAAACACACAAATTTTACTTAATATTGCCAATAACCTAAATTTTATGAATCAAACCCTGTCTCTTATGGCAAGTGCCTATTCAGACACTTATTATAAACAACAAAATATCATTATGCCATCATTTTTAAACCCTCCTGAAAGCGTTAAAAAAGAGTTTTTAGAAATAAATAAAAAGACAAGTCAAGCTTTTAAAGCAAATTTAAATAAATTTGGACTACCCACTTCACAATTGCCTGATGTTGAAAAATCTTTTATGATGACACAAGGTGGGAATATAGCAACAGAAAAGTTTCAACAAATGAAAAACAATATTACACAAGGATGGGATGAATAATGCCTTATTTGGTTTGGGGTGGTATTTCTCTTGCTATTGGTATTATTTCTTATTTCATACCAGCTGATAATCTCAATGTGGCTACTGATGGGCTTTATAGTAGTATTATAGGCGTATTTCAAAATTTCACCAATGAATTTAAAGACAAATACAACAATATTGCAAAAACAATCGCACCTGCTATGGTTTCTATAGGAACAATACTTATTTTTGCATATTCTTTAAAAAAATACAAAAATAATGAATTTTTTGAAATCAAAACTTTCACGCAATTTGCTTTTTTTCTTGCTCTTCTATCCTTAATGCACTTTGCTTTGAATAGTCCTAAAAAATTCCATTCATATGTAGAGTTTTTTGTAGAAGCGCCTGCAGTCATTCTTAATAACGCCATTGAAGAAACAACAAAAACTTTTTACAAAAAAGCTCAACAACAATCAAATCAATCCCAAAATAAAACAAATCAAAGTTTTATAAGTTTTAATGGGAATATACAAGGAATTATTAAAAATCAAACCAAGCAACTTTTTGCTTTTTATGAAAGCTTTAGAGAAAATAATGCAGGTTTTAGCAAACCATTTGTTTTTATTATGCAGTCTCTATCTTTTGTGGCTATTGTGTTTTTTCAAATCCTACTTATATTTAAAACAATTTATCTTATTTGTATTATTTTTATAGAAAAAACTTTTTATTTGCTATGCTTTATTTTTATGACGCCTTGTTTATTTTTTAAACAAACTCAAGGATTTTTCTTTTCTTACATTAAAAAAGTCTTTTCTCTAACCTTTTATGCGCCTCTTGTGTTTTTATTTGCCATGCTAAACTCTATTGGGCTAGAATTATTTAAACCTACTCAAAATATCATAGAAACTATCGGCATTATTATCATTTCAGCGATTACTTCAGCTTTAATTAGCAATATTCCAAATATTATCAATACCATTTTTGGAACACAAGGTGGTTCGGTTGATCTAGCTAACTTCTTAAAAGCTGGATCGCAAAGTTTTTTAAGCTTTGCTAGTAATGTAGGTAGTGCAGTAAGCGGTGGTGTTAAAGGCGCTTCTGTAGGAACTAGCAATTTTCTTGTAAAAACAGAAGGTGCAATAGGCAATGCTGTAAATAACATTAAAAACAGAGCCTCTCAGCCTGAAAACATAAGAACTTCGGTTGGTTTTGTTAATGTTGGTTCTAAAGCAACGAGATAAACTGCAAAAAAAACATCAAAAAACAACCCTTTAAAGAACTTTTGAATGAGGAATTAATCATCTTTCACTCACTCAACAAATTATCAAAAATGCTTGCTACTTGTTTATTATATTCTTGTGCGGTGTGAATGTAGATTTTTGTGGAGCTTAAGGACTGATGCCCTAACGCTCTTGAAGTCAAAACAATATCCCTACTCTCAGCATAGACTAAAGTGGCAAAACTATGCCTAAATAGGTGCAATCCTGTGCCATATTGTTTAAAATTTTCAATACCACTCAACATAAAAATCTTCAACACAAAATTACTGATTGAACAATGCTTTTGAGTATAGTTAGACAGAGACTTCTTAAATATAAAACGCCCATTAAAACTACTCAATCGTTTGCTATCACCTAACCACTCATCTAAAGATTTTTCTAGCATTTCTCGTTTAATGAACGCTTTT
This is a stretch of genomic DNA from Helicobacter pylori. It encodes these proteins:
- a CDS encoding competence protein, producing MKTYSYNHFLFFCFILGAFLLGLLSPAYALSVITTKEIDANLPNGAIESRVVLGKRVFKVEAHGFYFRNNATNSIDIEITSLLRDNQSFPLTSPARTSLKIPPNAKIKKSTLLVLKGENAEEVAKILGVSKEEYQKLENIAQTNATNDPMYANTPFSNGSDSSAYDNNPNSPSNNAINGKDGANGSNGYGINGNDGINGSSGSNGANGNNSNHNAVGSGIDTDGVLGVDGVNGSNSSSGGSVGGYENNFTNHGSTNNNTGGYDNFNNNSSSGGGLGNGGFFPIPFGNGDTNNSNNPTNTTSPTNGSSSNSAINPNSQENNYSSQYCKAPELSPNNTMKLDVIAKDGSCISMNALRDDTKCAYRYDFEAGKAIKQTQYYYVDRENKTQNIGGCVDLQGAQYAMQLYKDDSKCALQTTSDKGYGMGKTQTFQTEIVFRGMDNLIHVAVPCSDYARVQDRIVRYEKNDKTQTLTPIVDQYYNDPSNPNKQEILNRGIATQLSSQYQEFACGQWEYNDAKLEAKRPTMLKSYNKLNGEWVEVTPCNFEAGIKSGAVVSPYVMGVASSKVLSDITTSHYFRIERKNYGEREQCQKPYGVNRCQPQYFHTDPSITDWNATYKTTTTQTTQPYLRPAQDNESPTTYNLITTHTTINRTQSVLKNELHLSNDYLKYVEIYQGYYKDNDLKQSQGYIDWSNYYLNQNEGFCSQYSIWSESTKIGKNWYHWHDNKISCAQRLIYRPF